The Ciona intestinalis unplaced genomic scaffold, KH HT000103.2, whole genome shotgun sequence genome contains a region encoding:
- the LOC104266596 gene encoding carnitine O-acetyltransferase-like, giving the protein MIYSKLRPHLVRHSLVSLHGQLVPKHGVLSVPSSRFYSHQESLPNLPVPTLQQTLDKYLKTVTPLVNESEFNHTQKLVQEFGKANGIGEKLQELLLQHADKKENWLSDWWLDEAYLKSRASVVIHCSPSVSFPKYKFSGVKGQVEQAAKVVAAILDYKVNIDNETLPVEMLGGKPLCMDQYYRILSSCRIPGIEKDGSRCYARSWRPPRHITVICKNKYFELEVYNRDRTPLTIRQLETQLSRIVTATNGMPRSDPVGILTSEDRDTWGSAYQTLMEDRQNQASVRSIQRSIFALCLDERSSKVSENRWRSDMAGRCLHGGGSQYNTGNRWFDKTVQMIVDQDGGVGLAYEHSPAEGPPIAALLDHVYKYCDEPITQPRSSILSLPHPKFLPFNIKEDTKMRIENASMKVDSLINNLTIEVLNFKDFGKDFIKSQKLSPDSFFQIALQLAYYTLHNKPPATYESASLRRFRLGRTDTIRSCSSTSQAFTEAVVSGKSSVQDLAAKLRDAVAAHRAYTVCAVSGNGIDRHLLGLRLIATKSGLETPEIYNDPTYKKAMSFNLSTSQVPCKADLCMAFGPAVNEGYGVCYNPKNNKILVSISVFNTIPEYNTVKFKNTLISSLQRMKDILVAASPKL; this is encoded by the coding sequence ATGATTTATTCGAAGCTTAGACCTCATTTGGTTCGTCATTCCTTGGTCAGTTTGCACGGACAGTTGGTACCAAAACATGGAGTGTTGTCTGTACCATCTTCAAGATTTTATAGTCACCAAGAGAGCCTACCTAATCTACCAGTACCAACACTGCAACAAACTTTAGACAAATATCTGAAGACAGTGACTCCATTGGTAAATGAAAGTGAGTTTAATCATACACAGAAGTTGGTGCAGGAATTTGGAAAAGCAAATGGCATAGGGGAAAAGCTGCAAGAATTGTTGCTTCAACATGCAGATAAAAAGGAAAACTGGTTGTCTGACTGGTGGCTTGATGAAGCTTACTTGAAGTCTCGTGCTTCTGTTGTTATTCATTGTAGTCCTTCGGTTTCTTTTCccaaatataaattttctgGAGTTAAAGGTCAAGTTGAACAAGCTGCAAAAGTTGTAGCAGCTATCCTTGATTACAAAGTCAACATTGATAATGAGACACTGCCTGTCGAAATGCTTGGTGGTAAACCACTTTGTATGGATCAATATTATCGTATTTTATCATCATGTAGAATCCCAGGAATTGAAAAAGATGGTTCAAGATGCTATGCCAGATCATGGAGACCACCACGTCATATTACTGTCATATGCAAGAACAAGTACTTTGAATTGGAAGTTTATAACAGAGATCGTACACCACTAACTATTAGACAGTTGGAAACACAACTCAGTCGTATTGTTACTGCCACAAATGGAATGCCACGCTCAGATCCAGTTGGAATTCTAACATCAGAAGATCGTGATACTTGGGGTTCTGCTTACCAAACATTAATGGAAGATCGCCAAAATCAGGCATCCGTTCGTTCCATTCAGAGATCAATTTTTGCCCTTTGTCTGGATGAGCGATCATCCAAAGTTTCTGAGAATAGATGGAGAAGTGATATGGCCGGTCGTTGCTTGCATGGAGGTGGGAGTCAATACAACACAGGGAATCGATGGTTCGATAAAACTGTGCAAATGATTGTAGATCAGGATGGTGGAGTGGGTCTTGCTTATGAGCATTCACCAGCTGAAGGACCTCCAATCGCTGCATTGCTTGATCATGTGTATAAGTATTGTGATGAACCAATAACACAACCAAGATCTTCCATTTTATCTCTTCCCCATCCAAAGTTTCTCCCATTTAATATTAAGGAGGACACAAAAATGAGAATTGAGAATGCCTCCATGAAAGTGGATAGTTTGATCAACAATCTCACCATTGAAGTTCTAAACTTCAAAGATTTTGGAAAAGATTTCATAAAGTCTCAAAAGCTCAGTCCAGattcattttttcaaataGCACTGCAGCTAGCTTACTATACCCTCCATAACAAACCACCTGCGACATATGAAAGCGCATCACTGCGAAGATTTCGACTCGGAAGAACAGATACCATTCGCTCTTGTTCCAGCACATCTCAAGCATTTACTGAAGCTGTAGTTTCAGGAAAATCTTCTGTCCAAGACCTTGCAGCAAAGTTACGTGATGCAGTCGCTGCACATCGTGCTTACACTGTGTGTGCAGTGTCTGGTAATGGAATTGACCGACATTTGCTTGGTCTTAGATTAATTGCAACCAAATCGGGTCTCGAAACGCCAGAAATCTATAACGACCCAACGTACAAAAAGGCAATGAGTTTTAACCTTTCAACTAGCCAGGTTCCATGCAAAGCTGATTTATGCATGGCATTTGGACCTGCAGTTAATGAAGGATATGGTGTATGTTACAACcctaaaaataacaaaatcttgGTTTCCATTTCTGTATTCAACACAATTCCAGAATATAATACTGTTAAATTTAAGAATACGCTGATCTCTTCGTTGCAACGCATGAAAGATATATTGGTGGCTGCCTCACCAAAACTTTAA
- the mapkk7 gene encoding mitogen-activated protein kinase kinase (The RefSeq protein has 1 substitution compared to this genomic sequence) — protein MTMNGSVDLNALEKRMKQLELNFQQQNARKKPTNLGMGNMSNSQQTSSARPHMSLNFSNSSPASLMKSSSGAVDTAARKKQISFALPASIPQPEKTQESEKIDARLQEVIRQTGKLRIDSMIYEAKVEQFENLGQIGSGTCGQVYKMRYITGHVMAVKQMHRSGNREENKRILMDLDIVQKSHDCPNIVKCYGTFVTEVNVWICMELMETCFDKLKKKINGPMPENILGKLTVSVVKALHYLKEKHGVIHRDVKPSNILVNKLGDVKLCDFGISGRLVDSQAKTRAAGCTAYMAPERISPDPSHPNYDIRADVWSLGISLVELATGVFPYHNCKTDFEMLTKILEEAPPELPNDQNFSIGFKRFVSFCCTKDYRYRPKYRDLLEHEFVRRHEHSMVDIPAWLRKVLITQTKAASLDRCGNPMQGNIASSNDPFAFAAEITKAQFAKHTRTRSLGTGFEFTKIPPNQTNKPTSSKSIFR, from the exons ATGACAATGAATGGTTCTGTTGATCTTAATGCACTGGAGAAGCGAATGAAACAACTTGAATTAAACTTTCAGCAACAAAATGCGCGAAAAAAGCCAACTAACCTCGGAATGGGAAATATGTCGAATTCGCAGCAAACTTCATCAGCAAGACCACATA tGTCACTTAATTTTTCCAACTCTTCACCTGCATCACTGATGAAGTCATCCTCAGGTGCGGTGGATTCGGCTGCaagaaaaaagcaaatatCCTTTGCCCTTCCTGCCTCAATTCCACAACCAGAAAAAACACAAGAAAG TGAAAAGATTGACGCAAGGTTACAAGAAGTGATTCGACAAACTGGAAAATTAAGAATTGATTCGATGATTTACGAAGCAAAAGTTGAACAATTTGAAAATCTTGGTCAGATTGGAAGTGGAACGTGTGGCCAAGTTTATAAGATGAGATATATCACAGGTCATGTGATGGCTGTAAAG CAAATGCACCGATCAGGAAACAGAGAAGAAAACAAGAGAATATTAATGGACCTTGATATTGTACAAAAAAGTCACGATTGCCCAAACATAGTTAAATGCTACGGTACATTTGTAACAGAG GTGAATGTGTGGATATGCATGGAACTTATGGAGACATGTTTCGATAAGttaaagaagaaaataaatgGACCCATGCCTGAGAACATACTTGGAAAATTGACTGTTTCT GTTGTGAAAGCTTTACATTACCTTAAAGAGAAGCATGGAGTAATACATCGAGATGTAAAACCATCCAATATATTGGTTAATAAACTTGGTGATGTTAAACTCTGTGATTTTGGAATTAGTGGTCGTCTGGTTGATTCACAAGCTAAAACAAGAGCAGCGGGTTGTACTGCGTATATGGCC CCGGAAAGGATAAGTCCCGACCCCAGTCACCCAAACTATGATATCCGCGCCGATGTTTGGAGTCTTGGTATTTCATTGGTGGAACTTGCAACTGGGGTATTCCCCTACCATAACTGCAAAACTGACTTTGAAATGTTGACCAAGATATTAGAAGAAGCACCTCCTGAATTACCAAATGATCAAAACTTTTCCATCGGTTTTAAAAGATTTGTGTCTTTCTG TTGTACCAAGGATTACAGGTACCGCCCAAAATATCGAGACTTGCTTGAACATGAGTTTGTACGACGACATGAACATTCAATGGTTGATATTCCTGCATGGTTGCGTAAAGTATTGATCACACAAACTAAAGCAGCATCATTAGATCGTTGTGGTAATCCAATGCAGGGAAATATTGCTTCGAGTAACGATCCGTTTGCATTTGCAGCTGAAATAACAAAAGCTCAGTTTGCCAAACACACTCGAACCCGTTCTTTGGGCACTGGCTTTGAGTTTACAAAGATCCCAccaaaccaaacaaacaaacctaCTTCAAGTAAATCAATATTCAGGTGA